GCGCACTATGCCCTAGCTGAGCTGGAGGCCAAGGGCATGCTTAAGACTTTAATAACTCAAAATATCGACAATCTGCACCAGAAGGCGGGAACGCAACATATTTTTGAGTTTCATGGTAATTCACAAAAGTTGGTTTGTACCAGATGTAATGCGCACTATATTCCATCGGATGTGAACCTGAACATTTTACCGCCCATGTGTATTAAGTGCGGTTCCCTACTCAAACCCGATTTTGTGTTTTTTTCTGAAGGTATTCCTGAGGCAGCCTATGCTGGTTCCGTTAATGCTGCCGAGCATTGTAAGGTTATGCTTTTGGTTGGCACCACTGGAGAGGTAATGCCTGCTGCTGCCATGCCTTCCATTGCCAAATCGCATGGTGCCAAAATTATTGAAATAAACTTGGAGGCATCTGCTTTTACGAGTCGATACACCGATATTTTTCTTGGTGGAAAGGCGGGTAGCGTGTTACCTCAGCTGGTGAATGCAACTTTGCATTAGCTGGTGCACAATTAGGATTATGGGAACTTCTTCTTTGACATGGTTCTTTCTTTACCTATTGCCATTCTCCTATTCGCTATTTTCAATCCTTAATTCATTTTAGGAAGCGATTTCACTGGTGAAATCGCTTTTTCTGTCGGTATAAATGCCCCTTCTGTCGTAATGATTTGTAATAAGGCCTGTTGGTAGCCGAAATTGCGGCAAAATACTAATAGGATATGAAAAAAAATCTTAAAAATTTTAAATACCGGAGTGGTGGTTGGTTGATGCTTTTACTGCTGTTGCCCAGCTCCCTTTTGGTAGCGCAGGAAAAAGCCATTAGCGATACAACAGCGTGGGACCTGAATCATTGCATTTCGTATGCATTGCAGAATAATATTCAGGTTAACAGCCAAAAGTTGAACGAGTTGTCTACGCAAGCGGATCTTTTAAGAGCCAAATCGCAACGGCTGCCAACCTTAAGTGCCTCGATATCCGACAACCTTTCCAATAGCAAGGACTTTACGGGCAGTGCTAATGGAAGTTGGAGTTCTACCAATGCATTATCGGGTGGTTTAAATACAAGCATGACCCTTTACAATGGAGGGGCGATAAATGCTGGAATTGCTCAGAATAAGCTACAACTTGATATTGCAAAGTTGAGCACCGAACAGGCAAAAAATAGTATTACGCTTTCTATTACACAGGCCTATCTTAGTGTGCTGTATGCCAGGGAGTCATACGATTATGCTAAGGATGTACTTGCTGCATCGGAGCAGGAACTAAAGCAATCGCAGCAATATTTTGCTGCAGGCAAAATCGCCAAAACGGACTTGGTGCAGATGCAGTCCCAATATGCTGCTGACCAGTACTCTGAAGTAACAGCAGAAAACACCCAAATTTTGCAGACCACAGTTTTAAAACAGCTATTGGAAATTCCGGTTATTGACACGTTTAAGGTTTACTACCCAAGTGCTGAAAAACTTTCAGTTGTTGCCCCACTGCCCACTAAGCAGGATGCTTTTAATATGGCCCTTAAGGCAATGCCGGAAATTAAGAGCAGCCAGCTACAAAATAAGGTTTCTGAGTTGGGTTTGAATATCGCACGATCAGGCTATCTGCCATCGTTGAGTCTTAGCGGAAATCTATCAACTAATTACAGTAACTATTCAAATCAAGCATTCTCTGGTCAACTCTCCGACAACCAGCTTCAGCGGATTGGTCTCACCCTAAGCATCCCAATTTTTAGCCAAAATGCGGTTAAGACTAGCGTGCAGAAGTCTGTGATCAATATTAAGCAGTCGGAACTCAACAGTCAGACCACTGAAAAAAATCTTCTACAGGAGGTAGAAACAGCCTATCAGAATGTAGTTACAGGCCAAATGCGTTATAACGCCGCAAAGGTTCAGCTTGAGGCTGCTCAGGAGAGTTACAACTTATCGCTGCAACAGTTTAACCTTGGAATGTTAAGCGCAATAGATCTTCTTAATCTTAAGAATACCCTGTTAAATGCTGAATCACAACTTATTCAGGCAAAATATTCACTCATTTTAAACCAAAAGGTGCTCGATTTCTACATGGGCAACCCAATATCACTTTAAAAAACAAAGTCATGAATAGAAAATACATAATATTCGGAGGTGCAGCGTTACTAATAGCTGTGATTATTTTTTGGAGAGTCTTATATTCCAAGGAGGAGGCTAAGGTTAAGGTTGAAACCACCGTTGTTTCAAAGGGGGATATTACAAACTCCGTGACCGCAACCGGAACCATTGAACCTATTGAGAAGGTGGACGTAGGTACTCAGGTGTCTGGAGTAATTGATAAGTTGTTTGTTGATTTTAACTCCCATGTTAAGAAGGGTCAAATACTGGCTGAACTTGATAAATCAACGCTTTTAGAAAGGTTGAAGCAGACAAAGGCAAGTTTGGAATCGGCCCAGAATGAATTGACTTATCAGGATGAGAACTTTAAACGCAGCAGTAAGCTGCACGATGCTGGGCTTTTGAGTGATACAGACTTTGAAACAGCACAGTACAACTACAATGCGGCCAAGGCCAACTTTGATGGCCTGGAATCGCAGCTTCGACAAGCACAAGTAAACTTAGCCTACGCGACCATCTATTCTCCAATTGATGGTATTGTACTTTCCCGTGCCGTAGAGCAAGGTCAAACGGTTGCCGCCAGCTTTAGCACTCCTACGCTGTTTACCATTGCTAAT
This region of Williamwhitmania sp. genomic DNA includes:
- a CDS encoding Sir2 family NAD-dependent protein deacetylase; its protein translation is AHYALAELEAKGMLKTLITQNIDNLHQKAGTQHIFEFHGNSQKLVCTRCNAHYIPSDVNLNILPPMCIKCGSLLKPDFVFFSEGIPEAAYAGSVNAAEHCKVMLLVGTTGEVMPAAAMPSIAKSHGAKIIEINLEASAFTSRYTDIFLGGKAGSVLPQLVNATLH
- a CDS encoding TolC family protein, with product MKKNLKNFKYRSGGWLMLLLLLPSSLLVAQEKAISDTTAWDLNHCISYALQNNIQVNSQKLNELSTQADLLRAKSQRLPTLSASISDNLSNSKDFTGSANGSWSSTNALSGGLNTSMTLYNGGAINAGIAQNKLQLDIAKLSTEQAKNSITLSITQAYLSVLYARESYDYAKDVLAASEQELKQSQQYFAAGKIAKTDLVQMQSQYAADQYSEVTAENTQILQTTVLKQLLEIPVIDTFKVYYPSAEKLSVVAPLPTKQDAFNMALKAMPEIKSSQLQNKVSELGLNIARSGYLPSLSLSGNLSTNYSNYSNQAFSGQLSDNQLQRIGLTLSIPIFSQNAVKTSVQKSVINIKQSELNSQTTEKNLLQEVETAYQNVVTGQMRYNAAKVQLEAAQESYNLSLQQFNLGMLSAIDLLNLKNTLLNAESQLIQAKYSLILNQKVLDFYMGNPISL